The sequence TGCTCCCCATACCCCTTTACTGCTTCCACCAAATTTTTTGGTTCCCCAAACAGGCACATAATAATCAAGTAATGTAACTGCAATGGTAACAATTAACCAGATTAAAAGAAATGAAGACCCAAAAATATCTTTGTCAACTAACAATAAAACCAATAATGCTGCATAACTCAAGGGCGGACCCGGGATGAAAGGCAGAATGCACCCAACAATCCCGCTGATTGTTAGCAAAACCCCTAACGTAATCCATACCCATTCCATCTGTATTAATTTGGGGGAATAAAGTAATAATTTATTGTTTTATCTGGCTCACCAGGGTTTTCTACGCTCGCGGCAATTTTTCCGTTCAATTCCCTGATATATGTAATTCTTTTAGGAAAGTCGTTCCCCGGATTGTCAAATACTAAACTATCGCCCGGGCTGTTAATCAGAACAAAGTTGGATAATTCGTTCCTGAAATTTACGCAATAATTCCATTTGTTATGTATTTTTCTAATAACCAGGCGCTCTCTGAAAATGGTGTCGCTTGTTGCCACACTATACCCAAAACCTGTAAAGATAGAATCTCCTTGTATACTCCAGCTTTCAAAAAAACCGTTTATTGTGTCTAAGCGTGAGCCAATAAGCCAATTGAATCCGGAAATGTCATATTCAGGTTTCTTTTGGAAAGAACAACTATTGAATGCAAATGTGATAGGAATTAAAGCCAGTACAATTAAAATTCTTTTATCCATCTTATTTTGATTAATCAACTTTTGCTGAATGTAAAGGTACAAAAAAGCCCAGGAACTGAGTTTTTAAAAGGTCAATTTTTTTACTCAAAATGCAAATAGAGTTTATGTTTCGCTTTGAGATAAACAAATTTTCCAGTTGTGATGTTATAACTCAAAACACAATTGTACCGGCATGAAATTCAAGATAGCTTTACAATTACTGCCTCTAAATTTGATTTTGGCATTGGGAGTAGTTACTTTTCAATCATGTGCCCAGTCAACTTTAAAAAATAATGGTATGGAAAACAACAGAAATAAGGTAACTGAAAAGGTATTTAAAAGTGATGAAGAATGGCGGAAACTTCTTACTCCGCAGCAGTACAACATTTTGCGACAAAAGGGGACAGAACGACCACATACGGGCATTTATGATCAGTTTTTTGTAAAGGGGAGTTACTTTTGCGCTGCCTGTGGTCTTGAATTGTTTGAATCGGGGTCGAAATTTGATGCTGGTTGTGGTTGGCCAAGCTTTAGTTCACCTGCCGAAAATGCACATATTCAGGAAAATAGCGATAGAAGTTTTGGTATGGTAAGGACGGAAGTGGTATGTTCCAGATGTGGTGGGCATTTGGGCCATGTTTTCAATGATGGACCTCCACCAACAGGGCTCAGGTATTGTATTAATTCGGCTTCACTCGTATTTAAAAGTACAGAGCAACTGGAGAGTGAGAAAAGTAAATCAGATTCTATTTCAGGCCAGGTTTCTGACGAATAAAATCTAATTCTGTGAAATCAAAATCAGGGTTTGGGACGTCGATAAACAACTTTTCAACTTCTGATTCAGGACCGAGTATAAAGGTGGCTTTACCTTCCGGAAGAGAAGGCACCTCTGGAAATTTTATACTGAAAGTGTTGTATTGCCAGTGTTCCATTGAGCTATGGAACATAGGAGTGGGAGTAAAACTCATAAACAGTTCTGAATCCCGAAGTTCGACTTTAACTTCACCATAAATTTCACTCACATACGAACCGGTGTAACTATCCAATGGAAGAGTCGGGCTGGTATTTTTTAGTCGTTGCAGGTTTTCTGCTTTAGCAGCTTCAAGTTCAGTAGCTTTGTTTTTCTCCATCATGTCAAAAATGATGGTGCTCCAATCAGTTGTATCACTGGACAGATAAGTGTCCAGAATTTTATATGAAAGGGGATAATAGAGACTTGAATTTTTATTTGTCAAAATAACAAATGCCAGATTGGCTTCAGGAACAAAAGCAGAGAATGAAATCATGCCATCATAACCTCCTGAATGAGAAATAATTTTTTTTCCATGATAATCCATCAATCCCCAGCCCATGCCATAACTCTTAAAATGCGTTGTAGGCCATAATTTTTCCGAAAATGGTGAAACTTTCTGAATGGTTTGAGGTGTCCATAGTTCGCGCAGTGATTTTTCACTCACAAGTTCTTTACTTTCAAGCTTTCCTTTATGTAATTGAAACTGAAGCCATTTAATCATATCAGATGCAGAGCTGTTTATTGATCCTGCAGGTCCGATATTGTCCCAATTAAGATATTTAATGGCAATAATGCTATCATTAACATCATTATGCGGAATGGAAGTGTTGCCTTTCAGATTTAACTCTGTAACACTGGTATTGGTATTTTTCATACCCAGTGGTATCAAAATACGTTCTTTTATAAATTCATCCCAAGACATTCCGCTTACTTTAGCAATGATTTGACCAGCAGTAAGATACATGATATTTGAGTAGCCGTAATTTGTTCTGAAACCATAAACTGGTTTTAGTTTGGATGCTCTTTCGATTATTTCATCTCTCGAATACGTACTACCATACCAAATTAAATCTCCGCTAAAAGTTTGTAATCCTGAACGATGAGATAAAAGATCCCGGATAGTCATATTTAATGAAACATAAGGGTCATATAATCTGAACCAGGGTAAGAATTTTACAACTTTGTCGTCCCAGCTTAGTTTCCCTTCGTCAACCAGCATGGCCATTGCTGTTGCTGTAAATGATTTGGTATTTGAAGCGACAGCAAAGAGGGTATTTTCGTCTATTTTGCCTGGTTTTCCTATTTCCTTTACTCCATACCCCTTAAGTAATTGAAGAGTGTCATTTTTTAGAATAGCCACGGCCATTCCAGGTACTTGCCACTTTTCTATTGATTTAGTAAAATAAATATCCAGATTTTGGGCTTGAATGCTATTTTGTGCTTTCAGACCCCAAGTCGGGATGAAAATGAGGAGAAAAGAAAAAATGTATCCAGCTGCTGTTTTCATAAATCTTATGAATTATAATGAAAATCAATAAGTCCTTCAATTGCTGACCTGTAAAACTTATCAGTCGTTATACCCGCCTTGGCAGCGGATTCCTTTAAAATATCATTAAAGTAATAAGCTACAGAACCGATAAAGCTAACTTTGAGTTGCTTAAAATTACTATATTGACTAACTGTTTTAGCAAAAAACTCATCAAAGCTGCTACTTATTAAATTTTTGACATAAGGATGGGAAATATTTTCCAAAAGGAAAGGGCTGAACGAAGCTAAAAAACGGCTAGGTCTGGGTTTGTTATATACGGCGTCAAGAATTGATTCTACAGAGGGATTAAAACGATTACAAAAGCTATCAAGAATCTCTGCAGGAATTTTTTTATGGAAATAGTCCATAAGTAATTTTTTCCCAAGATGGGCTCCACTTCCTTCATCTCCAAAGAAATAACCAAGCGACTCAACATTTTCAACAATGTCATTTCCATCATAATAACATGAATTGGAGCCTGTACCTAAAATGCAGGCAATGCCAGCACTTTTTCCGCAAAGAGCTCTTGCAGCTCCAAGCATATCATGATGAACTTCAATTAAATTAGCCTTTCCGAAAAATTCATGAAGAACATTTTCTAATGTTTGGCATTTTCGAACAGTGGAACAACCAGAACCATAGAAATAAATTTCTTTGACGGCATCAGGGTTAATAAAAGGGTAGAGCTCTTTGTCAAGGACATCTTTTATGGAAGCATAATCCATTTGGTATGGATTTATTCCGATTGTTTGAACGGTTTTTGTATCACCATTTTTTTCAATAAGACACCAATCGGTTTTAGTAGAGCCACTATCAGCAATAAGTATTAAATCATTAATCATTAAAATTTAATTATAAGGTTTTTTCTTAATAAAGATTTGTCTTTGAACAGGAATAATAGACAATCAAATGCTAGTTATCAAAATTGGACTTATGAATACAACACATTGAGAATCGTCCATTTTGGGTATTCAATAGGTTTTATATTTGAATAATTTGTCTATTAAGCGTGTAAAGATAAGAAATTATTTTAAAAAGAGTAGGGGGGAGGTAAAAATGTTACAATAAAAATATCTTTATTTGTTTTTGAAATAGAAAAAGTATGATTAATATCAAATTAAATACATAGATATTAAAGAAATATTATGTTGGGTATTATAGAATAAGTTTAAGAGAATACCGGATAACAAAAAAGGCTATCCAAAATGGATAGCCTTTAAGTAAAAGTTTGGCGACGACCTACTCTCCCACCTGGAATGGCAGTACCATCGGCGCTGGTGGGCTTAACTTCTCTGTTCGGAATGGGAAGAGGTGGACACCACCGCTAAAGTCACCTTAATGCTTTGCGTATTTTAAATCAAGGGGTATAAGCCCATGATTCGACATGTTAAAGGAAGAAGAAATCCGATTATGAAAACAAACGAATGTGAAAGCGTTTGTACTTAAGAAAGTCTACGGGTAATTAGTATCACTCGGCTTTGACATTACTGCCTTTACACCTGTGACCTATCAACGTTGTAGTCTACAACGACCCTTAAAAGAAGTCTCATCTTGAGCTGAGTTTCGCACTTAGATGCTTTCAGCGCTTATCTCGTCCATACGTGGCTACCCTGCGATGCAGCTGGCGCAACAACAGGTACACAAGAGGTATGTCCGACTCGGTCCTCTCGTACTAGAGTCAGGTGCTCTCAAACTTCTAACGCCCACAACAGATAGGGACCGAACTGTCTCGCGACGTTCTGAACCCAGCTCACGTGCCACTTTAATCGGCGAACAGCCGAACCCTTGGGACCTTCTCCAGCCCCAGGATGTGACGAGCCGACATCGAGGTGCCAAACCACTCCGTCGATGTGAGCTCTTGGGAGTGATCAGCCTGTTATCCCCGGAGTACCTTTTATCCTTTGAGCGATGGCCCTTCCATACGGAACCACCGGATCACTATGTCCTAGTTTCCTACCTGATCGACTTGTAGGTCTCACAGTCAAGCACCCTTATGCCATTGCACTCTACGCACGGTTACCAAGCGTGCTGAGGGTACCTTTGAAAGCCTCCGTTACTCTTTTGGAGGCGACCACCCCAGTCAAACTACCCACCAAACAATGTCTCCCGCATGCGCGGGATTAGGCATCGAATAAACAAAGGGTGGTATTTCAAGGTTGATTCCACGACTCCTGGCGAAGCCGCTTCACAATCTCCCACCTATCCTACACATCGTTTATTCAATGTCAATGTTAAGCTATAGTGAAGGTTCACGGGGTCTTTCCGTCCCGTTGCGGGTATCCGGCATCTTCACCGGAACTACAATTTCACCGAGCTCATAGTTGAGACAGTGCCCAGATCGTTACACCATTCGTGCAGGTCGGAACTTACCCGACAAGGAATTTCGCTACCTTAGGACCGTTATAGTTACGGCCGCCGTTTACTGGGGCTTCAATTCAATGCTTCTCCTTGCGAATGACATCTCCTCTTAACCTTCCAGCACCGGGCAGGTGTCAGGCCTTATACGTCATCTTTCGATTTAGCAAAGCCATGTGTTTTTGATAAACAGTCGCCTGGGCCATTTCTCTGCGGCCTCATTGCTGAGGCGTCCTTTCTCCCGAAGTTACAGGACTAATTTGCCTAGTTCCTTAACTATGATTCACTCGAGCACCTTTGGATACTCTCCTCGACCACCTGTGTCGGTTTCCGGTACGGGCGCCAATAACCTGATGCTTAGAGGTTTTTCCTGGAAGTCTGTTTAGGGCAATTATCCGCTTGACCGAAGTCTCGCGGTACTATCAGGTTCGACATGCTCAGCGGATTTGCCTGCTGTGCATTTATCTACACCCTTTAACGTACTATTCCGTCAGTACGCATGCCTTTCACTACTCCGTCACCCCATCGCAGTTATTGCCGGTACATGAATATTAACATGTTGTCCATCGACTACGCCATTCGGCTTCGCCTTAGGTCCCGACTAACCCTGATCCGATTAGCGTTGATCAGGAAACCTTGGTCTTTCGGTGTGAGGGTTTCCCACCCTCATTATCGTTACTTATGCCTACATTTGCTTTTCCAGACGCTCCAGCATGCCTTACGACACACCTTCTGTGCAGACTGGAATGCTCCCCTACCAGATACGCTTTTAGCGTAAATCCACAGTTTCGGTAGTATACTTTATGCCCGATTATCATCCACGCCCGATCGCTCGACTAGTGAGCTGTTACGCACTCTTTAAATGAATGGCTGCTTCCAAGCCAACATCCTAGCTGTCAATGCAATCGAACCTCGTTAGATCAACTTAGCATACATTTGGGGACCTTAACTGATGGTCTGGGTTCTTTCCCTCTCGGCGCTGGACCTTAGCACCCAACGCCTCACTCCCGAGTATATATCATAGCATTCGGAGTTTGTCAGGAGTTGGTAGGCGATGAAGCCCCCGCATCCTATCAGTAGCTCTACCTCTATGATACTCAACCTCGAGGCTGCCCCTAAAGGCATTTCGGGGAGTACGAGCTATCTCTCAGTTTGATTAGCCTTTCACCCCTACCCACAATTCATCCAAAGACTTTTCAACGTCAACTGGTTCGGTCCTTCAGTCCGTGTTACCGGACCTTCAACCTGATCATGGGTAGATCACAAAGTTTCGCGTCTACCCCCTCTGACTTCGCGCCCTATTCAGACTCGCTTTCGCTGCGGCTCCATGCGTCAACGCATTTAACCTTGCCAGAGAGGAGTAACTCGTAGGCTCATTATGCAAAAGGCACGCCATCATCCCGAAAATTCGGGACTCTGACCGTTTGTAGGCGCACGGTTTCAGGTTCTATTTCACTCCGCTGTTCGCGGTTCTTTTCACCTTTCCTTCACAGTACTGGTTCGCTATCGGTCTCTCAGGAGTATTTAGCCTTGGCAGATGGTGCTGCCAGATTCCCACAGGATTTCTCCGGTCCCGCGGTACTCAGGATACTGCTCGTGTAAATAATTCGTTTCGCCTACGGGACTATCACCCCCTATGGTTGCACTTTCCAGTGCGATTCTGCTACAAATTATTCGTCAACTATTGCAGTCCTACAACCCCTAATATGCCGTAACATCTTAGGTTTGGGCTGTTCCCCGTTCGCTCGCCACTACTTAGGGAATCACTTTTGTTTTCTTCTCCTGCGGTTACTTAGATGTTTCAGTTCACCGCGTTTGCTTCCCGATTAATCGGGATGATACGTCTTCAACGTACCGGGTTGCCCCATTCGGATATCTCCGGATCAAAGGTTATTTGCACCTCCCCGAAGCTTTTCGCAGCTTATCACGTCCTTCTTCGCCTCTGAGAGCCAAGGCATCCACCCTGCGCCCTTATTAACTTTCTTAATTATTTTATTCAAATTTGTACTCGATTGTACTCTTCTACCTGAAGATTACTCCCGACGTTTTTACATCGGCTCATCTCCATAATAGTTTCTCTTCTTCCAACATGTCAAAGAACTTTTTGTCTTAATGCAGTTGCCCGATTAAGAACTTTTGCGCCAAATACAGGTATCGAACCTTGTCCCTGTTCCCTATTCCAGGAAACCGCTCTGCCTCTGAGCTAATTTAACTATTCTTTATTTTTAAGAACTTGTATAATCTCTGATTCTTTAGCAAAACCAAAAATTATGGTGGAGAATAACGGTCCCGATAGCTATCGGGACGAACCGATGATACTCCTTTTTTTGTCGAAACCACATCTTGTGAGCTATTTCAACTATTCAATATTTTAAGAACTTGTCTAATCTCTGATTCTTTAGCAAAACCAAAAATTATGGTGGAGAATAACGGATTCGAACCGATGACCCCCTGCGTGCAAGGCAGGTGCTCTAGCCAGCTGAGCTAATTCCCCTCGAAGTGATTCTTCTTTTGTGATGTAGTCCCGCGCAGATTTGAACTGCGGACCCCTACATTATCAGTGTAGTGCTCTAACCAACTGAGCTACGGGACTATGTATTGCATAGTGTCCTATTCCTCAGTGTGTTAAGGGATAGAGCCCTCACGCGTAATCCTTCAAGGTATATATCCTGTAAGTTATGAAGCAAACAAATAAGCAAGCAATGACTCCGGTTAACCGAAGTGATTAAATCTACTCTAGAAAGGAGGTATTCCAGCCACACCTTCCGGTACGGCTACCTTGTTACGACTTAGCCCCAGTCATTGGTTTTACCCTAGGCGACTCCTTGCGGTTATCGACTTTAGGTCCCCCCAACTTCCATGGCTTGACGGGCGGTGTGTACAAGGCCCGGGAACGTATTCACCGCGCCATGGCTGATGCGCGATTACTAGCGAATCCAACTTCACGGAGTCGGGTTGCAGACTCCGATCCGAACTGAGACCGACTTTGGAGATTTGCATCCTGTCACCAGGTAGCTGCCCTCTGTATCGGCCATTGTAGCACGTGTGTAGCCCTGGACGTAAGGGCCGTGCTGATTTGACGTCATCCCCGCCTTCCTCACTACTTGCGTAGGCAGTTTCTTTAGAGTCCCCAGCTTGACCTGTTGGCAACTAAAGATAGGGGTTGCGCTCGTTATGGGACTTAACCCGACACCTCACGGCACGAGCTGACGACAACCATGCAGCACCTCGTAGACAGCCCCGAAGGGATATAAGATTTCTCCTATAGTCTCTCTACGTTCTAGCCCAGGTAAGGTTCCTCGCGTATCATCGAATTAAACCACATGCTCCTCCGCTTGTGCGGGCCCCCGTCAATTCCTTTGAGTTTCAATCTTGCGATCGTACTCCCCAGGTGGATTACTTATTGCTTTCGCTTAGACGCTGACTGTGTATCGCCAACATCGAGTAATCATCGTTTACAGCGTGGACTACCAGGGTATCTAATCCTGTTTGATCCCCACGCTTTCGTGCATGAGCGTCAGTTATAGCTTAGCTAGCTGCCTTCGCGATCGGTGTTCTGTGTCATATCTAAGCATTTCACCGCTACATGACACATTCCGCCAACTTCAACTATACTCTAGACTATCAGTATCAAAGGCAGTTTCTCGGTTGAGCCGAGAGATTTCACCCCTGACTTAATAATCAGCCTGCGCACCCTTTAAACCCAATGAATCCGGATAACGCTTGCATCCTCCGTATTACCGCGGCTGCTGGCACGGAGTTAGCCGATGCTTATTCTTCAGGTACCTTCAGCTATCTACACGTAGATAGGTTTATTCCCTGACAAAAGCAGTTTACAACCCATAGGGCCGTCTTCCTGCACGCGGCATGGCTGGTTCAGGCTTGCGCCCATTGACCAATATTCCTTACTGCTGCCTCCCGTAGGAGTCTGGTCCGTGTCTCAGTACCAGTGTGGGGGATAACCCTCTCAGGACCCCTAGACATCGTTGCCTTGGTGAGCCGTTACCTCACCAACTAGCTAATGTCACGCATGCCCATCTTTAACCGCCGGAGCTTTAATTGCTGTGTGATGCCACACTGCAATGTTATGGAATATTAATCCCGATTTCTCGGGGCTATCTCCCTGTTAAAGGTAGGTTGCATACGCGTTACGCACCCGTGCGCCACTCTCATCAAAGTATTGCTACCTCGAATCCCGTTCGACTTGCATGTATTAAGCCTGCCGCTAGCGTTCATCCTGAGCCAGGATCAAACTCTCCATTGTAATAGAAAAGTTAAATGTTCTCAAGATTTAATTCCAATTTATTATTCACATAATAAATCGCATTGCTGCTTATTTTCGTTTTGCTTCAATAGTTCAAAGAACTTCAATTTCTTTTTTCGTTTTTGACCTTAAGTTCGAAGACGTTTCCGTTTTCTCTCTTTCGGGGCTGCAAAATTACAAACATTTTTGAACCCTGCAACTTTTTTGAAAAATATTTTTAAACTTATTTTTCAAACCTTTTTTTCTCAAATAACGTACCCTGTTCCGGAAAAATTATTTAAGTTTTTACCGTGATTGGGATTGCAAAATTACGACCTTTTTTTACTTGCGCAAGTGTTTCTTTATAAAAAAATAAATAATTCTTAATGATTTCTTAATAGTTATTCAGCGTCAATTACTTAGAAGAAGAAAGAAAATTAGTTTTTTTTATACTGAACATAATGTGCTAGGACAGCTCTGATTTGCTAAAATAGCTAAGAGGCAAAGATTCAGCAGATTGGCATAATCTTGCAAAAAAGCACATAAGGACAATCCTTAGTTAAAGATTGTCCTTATGTGATACAGAATGGCCAAAGTTTACCTGCAGATGAGTATCTCAGATTCTGTTTTTTTATCCGAAATCATTTTTAAGATATAGATCCCTGGCTTATTTGTGGATGAACTCCATGTAAATTCATGCAATCCGGGCATCAGATTACCATTATATAATGTTGATATATGTCTGCCGGTTATATCATATATCAATAGTGACGTGTTCATTTGATGATGAACATTAACCGGAATGGTGAAAGTTGACCCGGATGGATTAGGATATGCTCTTCCCAATATTTCATTTTCAGCAGCTTTGTTTTCTTCTATTCCTAGCCCTGTTTCGGGTTTTGTTAACCTGGAATTCGTGTATAAACGGTATTCGCCGGCCTGCAGGGTAATCGGGTCTGTTCCGGCTGTAACTGTGATTGAATCACCGGTAAAGTATTCATACCATTTACCGTTTTCGGGGAAACCTGGCACAATATTTCCTTCACTAACATTAAAGTTTCCAAGCAAAACAGCAGACATGTCGGAGTGATTCAGGATAATTTTTTTCATATATCCGCTGACGTCAAGTGTAAAATTATTCGTTCTGAATGCATTGTGCTCTTTTCGCAATTTTAGCATTTCGGATACTATATTATATAAGGTGTTTCTACGATAATCATTCTGATAATCCCACCTTATTGGTTTTTCTCCTGTTCGGCCGTTGAAATCAATGCTGTAATCATACCCCAGTTCACCAAATTGCCATATCATTTTAGGGCCAGGAATGCTCAATAGAAAAACACTTGCCAATTGCATTCTTTCCAGTGCATTAGTTGTGTCTCTGAGGTTATAATATGGATTAGAGAAATTTCCTTCTTTTAATATACGGTACATAATGCGTTCTTCATCATGACTTTCCATATAAGAAATTAGATTTGGCTCTGACCATCCTCTTGTTTTATAGGAAGCCCATGAAAAATTGGTGTTGGAAGAGGAGCCCTTAGCCGCTTCTGCAAAATTAGTGTTGCTATTGCCCCAAAGCATCATTCCATATGAGGATAGTTCCTTTTCTTCACTATTATCAGCAAAATGTTCGAGAATAACGTATGCATTGGGCTTAACAGACCAAATGGTGTCAGAAATTTGTTTCCAGATGGCAATTCGCGTTGCATCGTACTGTCCCCA comes from Lentimicrobiaceae bacterium and encodes:
- the msrB gene encoding peptide-methionine (R)-S-oxide reductase MsrB, with translation MENNRNKVTEKVFKSDEEWRKLLTPQQYNILRQKGTERPHTGIYDQFFVKGSYFCAACGLELFESGSKFDAGCGWPSFSSPAENAHIQENSDRSFGMVRTEVVCSRCGGHLGHVFNDGPPPTGLRYCINSASLVFKSTEQLESEKSKSDSISGQVSDE
- a CDS encoding serine hydrolase — its product is MKTAAGYIFSFLLIFIPTWGLKAQNSIQAQNLDIYFTKSIEKWQVPGMAVAILKNDTLQLLKGYGVKEIGKPGKIDENTLFAVASNTKSFTATAMAMLVDEGKLSWDDKVVKFLPWFRLYDPYVSLNMTIRDLLSHRSGLQTFSGDLIWYGSTYSRDEIIERASKLKPVYGFRTNYGYSNIMYLTAGQIIAKVSGMSWDEFIKERILIPLGMKNTNTSVTELNLKGNTSIPHNDVNDSIIAIKYLNWDNIGPAGSINSSASDMIKWLQFQLHKGKLESKELVSEKSLRELWTPQTIQKVSPFSEKLWPTTHFKSYGMGWGLMDYHGKKIISHSGGYDGMISFSAFVPEANLAFVILTNKNSSLYYPLSYKILDTYLSSDTTDWSTIIFDMMEKNKATELEAAKAENLQRLKNTSPTLPLDSYTGSYVSEIYGEVKVELRDSELFMSFTPTPMFHSSMEHWQYNTFSIKFPEVPSLPEGKATFILGPESEVEKLFIDVPNPDFDFTELDFIRQKPGLK
- a CDS encoding DUF456 domain-containing protein, translated to MEWVWITLGVLLTISGIVGCILPFIPGPPLSYAALLVLLLVDKDIFGSSFLLIWLIVTIAVTLLDYYVPVWGTKKFGGSSKGVWGA